A DNA window from Arachis hypogaea cultivar Tifrunner chromosome 18, arahy.Tifrunner.gnm2.J5K5, whole genome shotgun sequence contains the following coding sequences:
- the LOC112772162 gene encoding uncharacterized protein isoform X3, with translation MVSTRRNSGSLSAKRPSSSSDDKPPSPSSKRQKGDSGGSGGASEKPVTAAEDSKELRAPEAAADPGECGTANDAQIAGNDGKADVPPAVPVAAPIADGSTPSLVADKPKSSFSSWFYQKQNPNSEGVPWCRLLSQSSQNPNVPISTSNFTIGSSRNSNFPLKDHTASGTLCKIKQSQREGNAVAVLESTGSKGSVLVNGTLVKKSTSCVLNSGDEVVFGLLGNHAYVFQQLHPETAVKGAEVQSGGGKLLQIEKRTGDPSAVAGASILASLSSFRQDLTRWKSPSQSASKPHQGTDVSESELDGMEGNSTPNEGTDKATDTGASDKNSPMDCDPDDAVTEAGNVKISGVLEERNGARDTQAASSSGTSVRCAVFKEDLHAAILDGKNLDVSFDNFPYYLSENTKNVLVAACFIHLKNKEHVKYTTDFTTINPRVLLSGPAGSEIYQEMLAKALAKYFGAKLLIFDSHLLLGGLSSKEAELLKEGSNAEKSCICTKQSPTATDGARSMDPSTSEPDTPSSSNAPTFGIESQPKMEIDSAPSTSGASKSGTFKLGDRVKYSFSSSGSLYQTSSRGPSNGSRGKVVLLFDDNPLSKIGVRFDKPITDGVDLGGACEAGQGFFCNASDLRLENTIVEELDKLLINTLFEVVNSESRSTPFILFMKDAEKSIVVNGDPYYFKSKLEKLPDNVVVIGAHTHTDSRKEKSHPGGLLFTKFGSNQTALLDLAFPDSFGRLHDRGKEVPKPNKTLTKLFPNKVTIHMPQDEALLASWKQQLDRDVETLKIKGNLHQLRSVLSRCGMECEGLETVCIKDQTLTNENAEKIVGWALSHHLMQNSEADPDAKLVLSCESIQYGIGILQSIQNESKSLKKSLKDIVTENEFEKRLLADVIPPSDIGVTFDDIGALENVKDTLKELVMLPLQRPELFCKGQLTKPCKGILLFGPPGTGKTMLAKAVATEAGANFINISMSSITSKWFGEGEKYVKAVFSLASKIAPSVIFVDEVDSMLGRRENPGEHEAMRKMKNEFMVNWDGLRTKDTERVLVLAATNRPFDLDEAVIRRLPRRLMVNLPDAPNRAKILKVILAKEDLSSDIDFDAIANMTEGYSGSDLKNLCVTAAHRPIKEILEKEKKEHAAALAEGRPAPALSGSSDIRSLNMEDFKHAHQQVCASVSSESINMTELSQWNDLYGEGGSRVKKALSYFM, from the exons ATGGTTTCAACGAGACGCAACAGTGGATCTCTCTCCGCAAAacgaccttcttcttcttccgacGACAaacctccttctccttcttctaaaCGCCAAAAG GGTGAcagtggtggtagtggtggtgcgTCGGAGAAACCGGTGACGGCGGCGGAGGATTCCAAGGAATTGCGTGCTCCAGAGGCCGCTGCCGATCCCGGAGAATGCGGCACTGCTAATGACGCTCAGATCGCCGGCAACGATGGCAAAGCTGATGTCCCGCCAGCCGTACCAGTGGCAGCGCCGATCGCCGATG ggTCTACGCCAAGTTTGGTGGCTGATAAACCAAAGAGTTCGTTCTCTTCGTGGTTTTATCAGAAGCAAAATCCCAACTCTGAGGGTGTTCCCTGGTGCAGGCTCTTATCCCAGTCTTCACAG AATCCGAATGTTCCTATTTCCACATCGAACTTCACAATTGGTTCCAGTAGAAATTCCAACTTCCCGCTGAAGGATCATACTGCAAGTGGAACTTTGTGCAAGATCAAGCAATCCCAG CGTGAGGGGAATGCTGTAGCTGTGCTTGAAAGTACTGGCAGCAAAGGATCTGTGCTAGTAAATGGAACGCTCGTCAAGAAGAGTACCAGCTGTGTGCTTAACTCGGGTGATGAGGTGGTTTTTGGTTTGCTGGGAAATCATGCTTAT GTTTTTCAGCAACTGCATCCTGAAACCGCAGTTAAGGGTGCAGAAGTTCAGAGTGGTGGTGGGAAGTTACTGCAGATTGAAAAGAGAACAGGTGACCCTTCAGCCGTAGCTGGGGCTTCTATTTTGGCTTCTTTGTCTAGCTTTAGGCAGGATCTTACAAGATGGAAGTCTCCATCTCAGTCTGCCAGTAAGCCTCACCAGGGTACTGACGTTTCAGAGAGTGAGCTCGATGGCATGGAAGGCAACTCAACTCCAAATGAAGGGACTGACAAAGCCACTGATACTGGAGCAAGCGACAAGAATTCTCCTATGGATTGCGATCCAGATGATGCAGTCACAGAGGCAGGCAATGTAAAAATCTCTGGG GTGTTGGAAGAAAGAAACGGAGCGAGGGATACACAAGCTGCATCATCTTCGGGTACATCTGTGCGCTGTGCAGTTTTTAAAGAAGATCTTCATGCTGCAATACTGGACGGGAAAAACCTAGATGTGTCCTTTGACAACTTCCCATATTATTTGAG TGAGAATACAAAAAATGTCTTGGTTGCAGCTTGCTTTATACACCTGAAAAATAAGGAACATGTAAAGTACACAACAGATTTTACAACCATAAACCCCCGAGTTCTGCTCTCAGGACCTGCAG GATCAGAAATATATCAGGAAATGTTGGCAAAAGCACTTGCAAAATATTTTGGAGCTAAATTGCTTATATTTGATAGCCATTTACTTCTGGGT GGTTTATCTTCCAAGGAAGCTGAGTTGCTCAAAGAGGGATCCAATGCTGAGAAATCATGCATCTGCACTAAACAAAGTCCTACAGCTACAGATGGGGCTCGTAGTATGGATCCATCAACTAGTGAACCTGATACGCCTAGCTCCTCAAATGCACCTACATTTGGCATTGAGTCTCAACCTAAGATGGAAATTGATAGCGCACCTTCTACCTCCGGAGCCTCTAAGAGTGGTACATTTAAGCTGG GGGATCGGGTAAAATATAGCTTTTCATCTTCTGGTAGCCTTTATCAGACATCTTCAAG GGGGCCATCTAATGGAAGTCGGGGGAAGGTTGTCTTACTTTTTGATGATAATCCCTTGTCAAAAATTGGTGTAAGATTTGATAAACCCATAACTGATGGAGTTGATCTTGGAGGTGCCTGTGAGGCTGGTCAAGGATTTTTCTGCAACG CAAGTGATCTTCGTTTGGAAAACACTATTGTTGAAGAACTGGACAAATTACTTATTAATACATTGTTTGAG GTTGTGAATAGTGAGAGCAGAAGTACGCCTTTCATTTTGTTCATGAAAGACGCAGAGAAGTCTATAGTAGTTAACGGGGATCCATATTACTTTAAAAGTAAGCTTGAAAAGCTTCCTGACAACGTGGTCGTAATAGGTGCACACACGCACACTGACAGCCGAAAGGAGAAG TCACATCCTGGAGGTTTGCTTTTTACAAAGTTTGGGAGCAATCAGACTGCGCTACTTGACTTGGCTTTCCCT GATAGTTTTGGAAGATTACATGACAGAGGCAAAGAAGTACCTAAACCAAACAAAACTTTGACTAAGCTTTTCCCAAATAAAGTTACAATTCATATGCCACAG gatgAGGCACTTTTAGCATCTTGGAAGCAGCAACTTGATCGAGACGTTGAGACTCtcaaaatcaaaggaaatttGCATCAATTGCGCTCT GTTTTGAGCCGTTGTGGGATGGAGTGTGAAGGACTTGAGACCGTGTGCATTAAGGATCAGACACTTACAAATGAAA ATGCAGAAAAGATAGTTGGTTGGGCTTTGAGCCATCACCTCATGCAGAATTCTGAAGCTGATCCTGATGCAAAGCTTGTTCTATCTTGTGAGAG CATCCAGTATGGTATTGGGATCTTACAGTCTATCCAAAATGAGTCAAAGAGCCTAAAGAAGTCTCTTAAG GACATTGTAACAGAAAACGAGTTTGAAAAGAGGCTTTTAGCCGATGTTATTCCACCTAGTGACATTGGTGTTACTTTTGATGATATTGGAGCTCTTGAAAATGTCAAGGATACGCTGAAGGAGTTAGTGATGCTTCCTTTACAAAGGCCTGAGCTCTTTTGCAAGGGGCAATTAACCAAG CCGTGCAAGGGCATCTTATTATTTGGGCCCCCTGGAACAGGTAAGACAATGCTTGCAAAGGCAGTTGCTACTGAAGCTGGTGCAAACTTCATCAACATTTCCATGTCAAGCATCACATCCAAG TGGTTTGGTGAGGGTGAGAAATATGTAAAAGCTGTTTTCTCCCTGGCAAGTAAAATTGCACCTAGTGTTATATTTGTTGATGAG GTTGATAGCATGTTGGGCCGAAGGGAAAATCCTGGGGAGCATGAGGCCATgcgaaaaatgaaaaatgaatttaTGGTGAACTGGGATGGCTTACGTACAAAGGATACCGAGCGAGTTCTTGTGCTTGCAGCCACTAATAGGCCTTTTGACCTTGATGAGGCTGTCATAAGGAGGCTGCCACGAAG ATTAATGGTAAATTTGCCAGATGCTCCTAATAGAGCAAAGATATTGAAAGTTATATTGGCAAAAGAGGACTTGTCTTCCGATATTGATTTTGATGCAATCGCAAATATGACCGAGGGGTATTCCGGAAGTGATCTTAAG AATTTGTGTGTAACTGCTGCGCACCGTCCGATTAAAGAGATATTagaaaaggagaaaaag GAGCATGCTGCTGCTCTGGCAGAGGGTAGACCTGCTCCAGCATTAAGTGGAAGTTCCGATATCAGGTCACTAAACATGGAAGACTTTAAACATGCTCATCAACAG GTATGTGCGAGTGTGTCCTCTGAATCCATAAATATGACTGAGCTTTCGCAATGGAATGATCTATACGGTGAAGGTGGTTCAAGAGTAAAGAAAGCACTTAGTTACTTCATGTGA
- the LOC112772162 gene encoding uncharacterized protein isoform X9 gives MVSTRRNSGSLSAKRPSSSSDDKPPSPSSKRQKGDSGGSGGASEKPVTAAEDSKELRAPEAAADPGECGTANDAQIAGNDGKADVPPAVPVAAPIADGSTPSLVADKPKSSFSSWFYQKQNPNSEGVPWCRLLSQSSQNPNVPISTSNFTIGSSRNSNFPLKDHTASGTLCKIKQSQREGNAVAVLESTGSKGSVLVNGTLVKKSTSCVLNSGDEVVFGLLGNHAYVFQQLHPETAVKGAEVQSGGGKLLQIEKRTESELDGMEGNSTPNEGTDKATDTGASDKNSPMDCDPDDAVTEAGNVLEERNGARDTQAASSSGTSVRCAVFKEDLHAAILDGKNLDVSFDNFPYYLSENTKNVLVAACFIHLKNKEHVKYTTDFTTINPRVLLSGPAGSEIYQEMLAKALAKYFGAKLLIFDSHLLLGGLSSKEAELLKEGSNAEKSCICTKQSPTATDGARSMDPSTSEPDTPSSSNAPTFGIESQPKMEIDSAPSTSGASKSGTFKLGDRVKYSFSSSGSLYQTSSRGPSNGSRGKVVLLFDDNPLSKIGVRFDKPITDGVDLGGACEAGQGFFCNASDLRLENTIVEELDKLLINTLFEVVNSESRSTPFILFMKDAEKSIVVNGDPYYFKSKLEKLPDNVVVIGAHTHTDSRKEKSHPGGLLFTKFGSNQTALLDLAFPDSFGRLHDRGKEVPKPNKTLTKLFPNKVTIHMPQDEALLASWKQQLDRDVETLKIKGNLHQLRSVLSRCGMECEGLETVCIKDQTLTNENAEKIVGWALSHHLMQNSEADPDAKLVLSCESIQYGIGILQSIQNESKSLKKSLKDIVTENEFEKRLLADVIPPSDIGVTFDDIGALENVKDTLKELVMLPLQRPELFCKGQLTKPCKGILLFGPPGTGKTMLAKAVATEAGANFINISMSSITSKWFGEGEKYVKAVFSLASKIAPSVIFVDEVDSMLGRRENPGEHEAMRKMKNEFMVNWDGLRTKDTERVLVLAATNRPFDLDEAVIRRLPRRLMVNLPDAPNRAKILKVILAKEDLSSDIDFDAIANMTEGYSGSDLKNLCVTAAHRPIKEILEKEKKEHAAALAEGRPAPALSGSSDIRSLNMEDFKHAHQQVCASVSSESINMTELSQWNDLYGEGGSRVKKALSYFM, from the exons ATGGTTTCAACGAGACGCAACAGTGGATCTCTCTCCGCAAAacgaccttcttcttcttccgacGACAaacctccttctccttcttctaaaCGCCAAAAG GGTGAcagtggtggtagtggtggtgcgTCGGAGAAACCGGTGACGGCGGCGGAGGATTCCAAGGAATTGCGTGCTCCAGAGGCCGCTGCCGATCCCGGAGAATGCGGCACTGCTAATGACGCTCAGATCGCCGGCAACGATGGCAAAGCTGATGTCCCGCCAGCCGTACCAGTGGCAGCGCCGATCGCCGATG ggTCTACGCCAAGTTTGGTGGCTGATAAACCAAAGAGTTCGTTCTCTTCGTGGTTTTATCAGAAGCAAAATCCCAACTCTGAGGGTGTTCCCTGGTGCAGGCTCTTATCCCAGTCTTCACAG AATCCGAATGTTCCTATTTCCACATCGAACTTCACAATTGGTTCCAGTAGAAATTCCAACTTCCCGCTGAAGGATCATACTGCAAGTGGAACTTTGTGCAAGATCAAGCAATCCCAG CGTGAGGGGAATGCTGTAGCTGTGCTTGAAAGTACTGGCAGCAAAGGATCTGTGCTAGTAAATGGAACGCTCGTCAAGAAGAGTACCAGCTGTGTGCTTAACTCGGGTGATGAGGTGGTTTTTGGTTTGCTGGGAAATCATGCTTAT GTTTTTCAGCAACTGCATCCTGAAACCGCAGTTAAGGGTGCAGAAGTTCAGAGTGGTGGTGGGAAGTTACTGCAGATTGAAAAGAGAACAG AGAGTGAGCTCGATGGCATGGAAGGCAACTCAACTCCAAATGAAGGGACTGACAAAGCCACTGATACTGGAGCAAGCGACAAGAATTCTCCTATGGATTGCGATCCAGATGATGCAGTCACAGAGGCAGGCAAT GTGTTGGAAGAAAGAAACGGAGCGAGGGATACACAAGCTGCATCATCTTCGGGTACATCTGTGCGCTGTGCAGTTTTTAAAGAAGATCTTCATGCTGCAATACTGGACGGGAAAAACCTAGATGTGTCCTTTGACAACTTCCCATATTATTTGAG TGAGAATACAAAAAATGTCTTGGTTGCAGCTTGCTTTATACACCTGAAAAATAAGGAACATGTAAAGTACACAACAGATTTTACAACCATAAACCCCCGAGTTCTGCTCTCAGGACCTGCAG GATCAGAAATATATCAGGAAATGTTGGCAAAAGCACTTGCAAAATATTTTGGAGCTAAATTGCTTATATTTGATAGCCATTTACTTCTGGGT GGTTTATCTTCCAAGGAAGCTGAGTTGCTCAAAGAGGGATCCAATGCTGAGAAATCATGCATCTGCACTAAACAAAGTCCTACAGCTACAGATGGGGCTCGTAGTATGGATCCATCAACTAGTGAACCTGATACGCCTAGCTCCTCAAATGCACCTACATTTGGCATTGAGTCTCAACCTAAGATGGAAATTGATAGCGCACCTTCTACCTCCGGAGCCTCTAAGAGTGGTACATTTAAGCTGG GGGATCGGGTAAAATATAGCTTTTCATCTTCTGGTAGCCTTTATCAGACATCTTCAAG GGGGCCATCTAATGGAAGTCGGGGGAAGGTTGTCTTACTTTTTGATGATAATCCCTTGTCAAAAATTGGTGTAAGATTTGATAAACCCATAACTGATGGAGTTGATCTTGGAGGTGCCTGTGAGGCTGGTCAAGGATTTTTCTGCAACG CAAGTGATCTTCGTTTGGAAAACACTATTGTTGAAGAACTGGACAAATTACTTATTAATACATTGTTTGAG GTTGTGAATAGTGAGAGCAGAAGTACGCCTTTCATTTTGTTCATGAAAGACGCAGAGAAGTCTATAGTAGTTAACGGGGATCCATATTACTTTAAAAGTAAGCTTGAAAAGCTTCCTGACAACGTGGTCGTAATAGGTGCACACACGCACACTGACAGCCGAAAGGAGAAG TCACATCCTGGAGGTTTGCTTTTTACAAAGTTTGGGAGCAATCAGACTGCGCTACTTGACTTGGCTTTCCCT GATAGTTTTGGAAGATTACATGACAGAGGCAAAGAAGTACCTAAACCAAACAAAACTTTGACTAAGCTTTTCCCAAATAAAGTTACAATTCATATGCCACAG gatgAGGCACTTTTAGCATCTTGGAAGCAGCAACTTGATCGAGACGTTGAGACTCtcaaaatcaaaggaaatttGCATCAATTGCGCTCT GTTTTGAGCCGTTGTGGGATGGAGTGTGAAGGACTTGAGACCGTGTGCATTAAGGATCAGACACTTACAAATGAAA ATGCAGAAAAGATAGTTGGTTGGGCTTTGAGCCATCACCTCATGCAGAATTCTGAAGCTGATCCTGATGCAAAGCTTGTTCTATCTTGTGAGAG CATCCAGTATGGTATTGGGATCTTACAGTCTATCCAAAATGAGTCAAAGAGCCTAAAGAAGTCTCTTAAG GACATTGTAACAGAAAACGAGTTTGAAAAGAGGCTTTTAGCCGATGTTATTCCACCTAGTGACATTGGTGTTACTTTTGATGATATTGGAGCTCTTGAAAATGTCAAGGATACGCTGAAGGAGTTAGTGATGCTTCCTTTACAAAGGCCTGAGCTCTTTTGCAAGGGGCAATTAACCAAG CCGTGCAAGGGCATCTTATTATTTGGGCCCCCTGGAACAGGTAAGACAATGCTTGCAAAGGCAGTTGCTACTGAAGCTGGTGCAAACTTCATCAACATTTCCATGTCAAGCATCACATCCAAG TGGTTTGGTGAGGGTGAGAAATATGTAAAAGCTGTTTTCTCCCTGGCAAGTAAAATTGCACCTAGTGTTATATTTGTTGATGAG GTTGATAGCATGTTGGGCCGAAGGGAAAATCCTGGGGAGCATGAGGCCATgcgaaaaatgaaaaatgaatttaTGGTGAACTGGGATGGCTTACGTACAAAGGATACCGAGCGAGTTCTTGTGCTTGCAGCCACTAATAGGCCTTTTGACCTTGATGAGGCTGTCATAAGGAGGCTGCCACGAAG ATTAATGGTAAATTTGCCAGATGCTCCTAATAGAGCAAAGATATTGAAAGTTATATTGGCAAAAGAGGACTTGTCTTCCGATATTGATTTTGATGCAATCGCAAATATGACCGAGGGGTATTCCGGAAGTGATCTTAAG AATTTGTGTGTAACTGCTGCGCACCGTCCGATTAAAGAGATATTagaaaaggagaaaaag GAGCATGCTGCTGCTCTGGCAGAGGGTAGACCTGCTCCAGCATTAAGTGGAAGTTCCGATATCAGGTCACTAAACATGGAAGACTTTAAACATGCTCATCAACAG GTATGTGCGAGTGTGTCCTCTGAATCCATAAATATGACTGAGCTTTCGCAATGGAATGATCTATACGGTGAAGGTGGTTCAAGAGTAAAGAAAGCACTTAGTTACTTCATGTGA
- the LOC112772162 gene encoding uncharacterized protein isoform X8, with product MVSTRRNSGSLSAKRPSSSSDDKPPSPSSKRQKGDSGGSGGASEKPVTAAEDSKELRAPEAAADPGECGTANDAQIAGNDGKADVPPAVPVAAPIADGSTPSLVADKPKSSFSSWFYQKQNPNSEGVPWCRLLSQSSQNPNVPISTSNFTIGSSRNSNFPLKDHTASGTLCKIKQSQREGNAVAVLESTGSKGSVLVNGTLVKKSTSCVLNSGDEVVFGLLGNHAYVFQQLHPETAVKGAEVQSGGGKLLQIEKRTESELDGMEGNSTPNEGTDKATDTGASDKNSPMDCDPDDAVTEAGNVLEERNGARDTQAASSSGTSVRCAVFKEDLHAAILDGKNLDVSFDNFPYYLSENTKNVLVAACFIHLKNKEHVKYTTDFTTINPRVLLSGPAGSEIYQEMLAKALAKYFGAKLLIFDSHLLLGGLSSKEAELLKEGSNAEKSCICTKQSPTATDGARSMDPSTSEPDTPSSSNAPTFGIESQPKMEIDSAPSTSGASKSGTFKLGDRVKYSFSSSGSLYQTSSRYRGPSNGSRGKVVLLFDDNPLSKIGVRFDKPITDGVDLGGACEAGQGFFCNASDLRLENTIVEELDKLLINTLFEVVNSESRSTPFILFMKDAEKSIVVNGDPYYFKSKLEKLPDNVVVIGAHTHTDSRKEKSHPGGLLFTKFGSNQTALLDLAFPDSFGRLHDRGKEVPKPNKTLTKLFPNKVTIHMPQDEALLASWKQQLDRDVETLKIKGNLHQLRSVLSRCGMECEGLETVCIKDQTLTNENAEKIVGWALSHHLMQNSEADPDAKLVLSCESIQYGIGILQSIQNESKSLKKSLKDIVTENEFEKRLLADVIPPSDIGVTFDDIGALENVKDTLKELVMLPLQRPELFCKGQLTKPCKGILLFGPPGTGKTMLAKAVATEAGANFINISMSSITSKWFGEGEKYVKAVFSLASKIAPSVIFVDEVDSMLGRRENPGEHEAMRKMKNEFMVNWDGLRTKDTERVLVLAATNRPFDLDEAVIRRLPRRLMVNLPDAPNRAKILKVILAKEDLSSDIDFDAIANMTEGYSGSDLKNLCVTAAHRPIKEILEKEKKEHAAALAEGRPAPALSGSSDIRSLNMEDFKHAHQQVCASVSSESINMTELSQWNDLYGEGGSRVKKALSYFM from the exons ATGGTTTCAACGAGACGCAACAGTGGATCTCTCTCCGCAAAacgaccttcttcttcttccgacGACAaacctccttctccttcttctaaaCGCCAAAAG GGTGAcagtggtggtagtggtggtgcgTCGGAGAAACCGGTGACGGCGGCGGAGGATTCCAAGGAATTGCGTGCTCCAGAGGCCGCTGCCGATCCCGGAGAATGCGGCACTGCTAATGACGCTCAGATCGCCGGCAACGATGGCAAAGCTGATGTCCCGCCAGCCGTACCAGTGGCAGCGCCGATCGCCGATG ggTCTACGCCAAGTTTGGTGGCTGATAAACCAAAGAGTTCGTTCTCTTCGTGGTTTTATCAGAAGCAAAATCCCAACTCTGAGGGTGTTCCCTGGTGCAGGCTCTTATCCCAGTCTTCACAG AATCCGAATGTTCCTATTTCCACATCGAACTTCACAATTGGTTCCAGTAGAAATTCCAACTTCCCGCTGAAGGATCATACTGCAAGTGGAACTTTGTGCAAGATCAAGCAATCCCAG CGTGAGGGGAATGCTGTAGCTGTGCTTGAAAGTACTGGCAGCAAAGGATCTGTGCTAGTAAATGGAACGCTCGTCAAGAAGAGTACCAGCTGTGTGCTTAACTCGGGTGATGAGGTGGTTTTTGGTTTGCTGGGAAATCATGCTTAT GTTTTTCAGCAACTGCATCCTGAAACCGCAGTTAAGGGTGCAGAAGTTCAGAGTGGTGGTGGGAAGTTACTGCAGATTGAAAAGAGAACAG AGAGTGAGCTCGATGGCATGGAAGGCAACTCAACTCCAAATGAAGGGACTGACAAAGCCACTGATACTGGAGCAAGCGACAAGAATTCTCCTATGGATTGCGATCCAGATGATGCAGTCACAGAGGCAGGCAAT GTGTTGGAAGAAAGAAACGGAGCGAGGGATACACAAGCTGCATCATCTTCGGGTACATCTGTGCGCTGTGCAGTTTTTAAAGAAGATCTTCATGCTGCAATACTGGACGGGAAAAACCTAGATGTGTCCTTTGACAACTTCCCATATTATTTGAG TGAGAATACAAAAAATGTCTTGGTTGCAGCTTGCTTTATACACCTGAAAAATAAGGAACATGTAAAGTACACAACAGATTTTACAACCATAAACCCCCGAGTTCTGCTCTCAGGACCTGCAG GATCAGAAATATATCAGGAAATGTTGGCAAAAGCACTTGCAAAATATTTTGGAGCTAAATTGCTTATATTTGATAGCCATTTACTTCTGGGT GGTTTATCTTCCAAGGAAGCTGAGTTGCTCAAAGAGGGATCCAATGCTGAGAAATCATGCATCTGCACTAAACAAAGTCCTACAGCTACAGATGGGGCTCGTAGTATGGATCCATCAACTAGTGAACCTGATACGCCTAGCTCCTCAAATGCACCTACATTTGGCATTGAGTCTCAACCTAAGATGGAAATTGATAGCGCACCTTCTACCTCCGGAGCCTCTAAGAGTGGTACATTTAAGCTGG GGGATCGGGTAAAATATAGCTTTTCATCTTCTGGTAGCCTTTATCAGACATCTTCAAGGTACAG GGGGCCATCTAATGGAAGTCGGGGGAAGGTTGTCTTACTTTTTGATGATAATCCCTTGTCAAAAATTGGTGTAAGATTTGATAAACCCATAACTGATGGAGTTGATCTTGGAGGTGCCTGTGAGGCTGGTCAAGGATTTTTCTGCAACG CAAGTGATCTTCGTTTGGAAAACACTATTGTTGAAGAACTGGACAAATTACTTATTAATACATTGTTTGAG GTTGTGAATAGTGAGAGCAGAAGTACGCCTTTCATTTTGTTCATGAAAGACGCAGAGAAGTCTATAGTAGTTAACGGGGATCCATATTACTTTAAAAGTAAGCTTGAAAAGCTTCCTGACAACGTGGTCGTAATAGGTGCACACACGCACACTGACAGCCGAAAGGAGAAG TCACATCCTGGAGGTTTGCTTTTTACAAAGTTTGGGAGCAATCAGACTGCGCTACTTGACTTGGCTTTCCCT GATAGTTTTGGAAGATTACATGACAGAGGCAAAGAAGTACCTAAACCAAACAAAACTTTGACTAAGCTTTTCCCAAATAAAGTTACAATTCATATGCCACAG gatgAGGCACTTTTAGCATCTTGGAAGCAGCAACTTGATCGAGACGTTGAGACTCtcaaaatcaaaggaaatttGCATCAATTGCGCTCT GTTTTGAGCCGTTGTGGGATGGAGTGTGAAGGACTTGAGACCGTGTGCATTAAGGATCAGACACTTACAAATGAAA ATGCAGAAAAGATAGTTGGTTGGGCTTTGAGCCATCACCTCATGCAGAATTCTGAAGCTGATCCTGATGCAAAGCTTGTTCTATCTTGTGAGAG CATCCAGTATGGTATTGGGATCTTACAGTCTATCCAAAATGAGTCAAAGAGCCTAAAGAAGTCTCTTAAG GACATTGTAACAGAAAACGAGTTTGAAAAGAGGCTTTTAGCCGATGTTATTCCACCTAGTGACATTGGTGTTACTTTTGATGATATTGGAGCTCTTGAAAATGTCAAGGATACGCTGAAGGAGTTAGTGATGCTTCCTTTACAAAGGCCTGAGCTCTTTTGCAAGGGGCAATTAACCAAG CCGTGCAAGGGCATCTTATTATTTGGGCCCCCTGGAACAGGTAAGACAATGCTTGCAAAGGCAGTTGCTACTGAAGCTGGTGCAAACTTCATCAACATTTCCATGTCAAGCATCACATCCAAG TGGTTTGGTGAGGGTGAGAAATATGTAAAAGCTGTTTTCTCCCTGGCAAGTAAAATTGCACCTAGTGTTATATTTGTTGATGAG GTTGATAGCATGTTGGGCCGAAGGGAAAATCCTGGGGAGCATGAGGCCATgcgaaaaatgaaaaatgaatttaTGGTGAACTGGGATGGCTTACGTACAAAGGATACCGAGCGAGTTCTTGTGCTTGCAGCCACTAATAGGCCTTTTGACCTTGATGAGGCTGTCATAAGGAGGCTGCCACGAAG ATTAATGGTAAATTTGCCAGATGCTCCTAATAGAGCAAAGATATTGAAAGTTATATTGGCAAAAGAGGACTTGTCTTCCGATATTGATTTTGATGCAATCGCAAATATGACCGAGGGGTATTCCGGAAGTGATCTTAAG AATTTGTGTGTAACTGCTGCGCACCGTCCGATTAAAGAGATATTagaaaaggagaaaaag GAGCATGCTGCTGCTCTGGCAGAGGGTAGACCTGCTCCAGCATTAAGTGGAAGTTCCGATATCAGGTCACTAAACATGGAAGACTTTAAACATGCTCATCAACAG GTATGTGCGAGTGTGTCCTCTGAATCCATAAATATGACTGAGCTTTCGCAATGGAATGATCTATACGGTGAAGGTGGTTCAAGAGTAAAGAAAGCACTTAGTTACTTCATGTGA